The proteins below are encoded in one region of Campylobacter rectus:
- a CDS encoding efflux RND transporter permease subunit, protein MYKLAINRPITTLMFFVALVFFGAMSLFRMPVNLFPEVVIPLVKITTYAPGDMSLIESRVTKKIEDEVSTIDGIKKIRSYTFNNLSIVTVEFNLKKNIDVAANDVRDKVAKAKFDAQPEIEKINSDSGKVASFFVSRKDENLTALMQAVKDEAKPFLQRVKGVGKVDDKGFLEPEIKIYLDPFKLDKYALTAASVINIIKSQNLKAPLGKLENSEFEIFLKSEFDAKSVRELEDIRLQKDVFLKDVARVELSHHDTDAVVMYNGKRGVLLDAIKVSGANTIETIDALKAKTGELAARLGENYEVERVYEKSESILKHINQVKFDMMLGVALTVVIVFFFLRSFSATIIAALAIPASIVGTFFIIDVLGFDLNRLTLLALTLGIGIFIDDAIVVVENISKKMQEGESNPLKASFEGVREIAFSVLSISAVLLCVFVPIAFMEGIVGQYFNSFGMSVSGGIVVSFLVCIMLIPSLAARFLSEGESKFYRVTEPFFEALESGYERLLKLILRFKTAFVILTFGVLALCMSLAGKVGMDFLPVEDEGQFEIFLKANPGISVEAMSARAGEVVRAVDSDPRVEYSYMIAGYTDSKDAYKAKIYVRLKGFESRKERQTQIMDEYRKKLKFEGLSVKVLQIPYVDTGSDSEPVQLTITGDSLEKLDEILPKAIAMVRAIEGTTDVGSDNEDKINELRISVNKDKAKRLNVDPSAVAQVIYASFGQNRLGSFDNGDAQYDMILRFDDEYRRDAQALQKLKIKNARGESISLSAVAEFKTSKTFSVINRFNKQRQIRIVANVDNVPLGAVQKGIDENIGKILPAGFDYVMTGFIEMMNDTNAAFVFTISLSVVLIYMILAALYESFVLPIIIMISMPLAFGGVAVGLYLSGNSFSLFVMVGAILLFGMVGKNAILVVDFANRYANEGVELNEAIVRAGVKRLRAILMTTFAMIFAMLPLALSRGAGYEGNSPMAISVISGLISSTLLTLLVVPALFGAVYKIDKFVSKIYKREEI, encoded by the coding sequence ATGTATAAGCTAGCCATAAATCGCCCGATTACGACGCTGATGTTTTTCGTCGCGCTCGTATTTTTCGGCGCGATGTCGCTTTTTAGGATGCCGGTAAATCTCTTCCCCGAGGTCGTCATTCCGCTGGTTAAGATCACGACCTACGCGCCGGGTGATATGAGCCTCATCGAGAGCAGGGTCACCAAAAAGATCGAGGACGAGGTCTCGACGATAGATGGTATCAAAAAGATTAGGTCTTATACCTTTAACAACCTCAGCATCGTCACGGTCGAGTTTAATCTCAAGAAAAACATCGATGTCGCCGCAAACGACGTGCGCGACAAGGTCGCAAAGGCAAAGTTTGACGCCCAGCCCGAGATAGAGAAGATCAACAGCGACAGCGGCAAGGTGGCGAGCTTTTTCGTTAGCCGCAAGGATGAAAATTTAACCGCGCTTATGCAAGCGGTCAAAGACGAGGCAAAGCCGTTTTTACAGCGCGTAAAAGGCGTTGGCAAGGTCGATGACAAGGGCTTTTTGGAGCCTGAGATCAAAATTTACCTTGATCCGTTTAAGCTCGATAAATACGCCCTAACCGCAGCCTCGGTCATAAATATAATCAAATCGCAAAATTTAAAAGCGCCGCTTGGCAAATTGGAAAATAGCGAATTCGAGATATTTTTAAAGAGCGAATTCGACGCTAAAAGTGTGCGCGAGCTAGAGGATATCCGCCTGCAAAAGGATGTGTTTTTAAAGGACGTCGCACGCGTGGAGCTATCTCATCACGACACCGACGCAGTAGTGATGTATAACGGCAAGCGCGGAGTGCTGCTTGACGCTATAAAAGTAAGCGGAGCAAACACGATCGAGACGATAGACGCGCTAAAAGCTAAAACGGGCGAACTAGCTGCAAGGCTGGGCGAAAACTACGAAGTAGAGCGGGTTTATGAAAAGAGCGAAAGCATCCTAAAGCACATAAATCAGGTCAAATTCGACATGATGCTAGGCGTCGCGCTCACCGTCGTCATCGTCTTTTTCTTTTTGCGAAGCTTTAGCGCGACTATCATCGCCGCGCTTGCGATACCTGCTAGTATCGTGGGGACTTTTTTTATCATCGACGTTTTGGGCTTTGATCTAAACCGCCTCACGCTGCTGGCTCTCACGCTTGGGATCGGTATATTTATCGACGATGCGATCGTGGTCGTGGAAAATATCTCTAAAAAGATGCAAGAAGGCGAGAGCAATCCGCTAAAAGCGAGCTTTGAGGGCGTGCGCGAGATCGCATTTAGCGTGCTTAGCATTAGCGCGGTGCTGCTTTGCGTGTTTGTGCCGATCGCCTTTATGGAGGGCATCGTCGGGCAGTATTTTAACTCCTTCGGTATGAGCGTGAGCGGCGGTATCGTGGTGTCGTTTTTGGTTTGCATTATGCTGATACCTAGCCTGGCGGCGAGGTTTTTGAGCGAGGGCGAGAGTAAATTTTACCGCGTGACGGAGCCATTTTTTGAGGCGCTTGAGAGCGGTTACGAGCGGCTTTTGAAGCTTATTTTGAGGTTTAAAACCGCGTTTGTTATCCTCACTTTTGGCGTGCTGGCTCTTTGTATGAGCCTAGCGGGCAAGGTCGGTATGGACTTTTTGCCCGTCGAGGACGAGGGGCAGTTTGAGATATTTTTAAAGGCAAACCCGGGCATCTCGGTTGAGGCTATGAGCGCTAGAGCCGGCGAGGTCGTGCGCGCCGTAGATAGCGATCCGCGCGTCGAGTACTCCTATATGATCGCTGGTTACACGGACTCAAAGGACGCGTATAAGGCTAAAATTTACGTCCGCCTAAAGGGCTTTGAGTCGCGAAAAGAGCGCCAAACGCAGATAATGGACGAGTATAGAAAGAAGCTTAAATTTGAAGGCCTCAGCGTCAAAGTCCTGCAGATACCATACGTCGATACGGGCAGCGACAGCGAGCCGGTGCAGCTAACGATCACGGGCGATAGCCTGGAAAAGCTGGACGAAATTTTGCCTAAAGCCATAGCGATGGTGCGCGCTATCGAGGGCACGACGGATGTTGGCAGCGATAACGAGGACAAGATAAACGAGCTGCGAATCAGCGTAAATAAAGACAAAGCCAAACGTCTAAACGTCGATCCTAGCGCGGTCGCGCAGGTGATATATGCCTCCTTTGGCCAAAACAGGCTGGGTAGCTTTGATAACGGCGACGCGCAGTACGATATGATACTGAGGTTTGACGACGAGTACCGCAGGGACGCGCAAGCGCTGCAAAAGCTAAAGATCAAAAACGCGCGCGGCGAGAGCATAAGCCTAAGCGCGGTGGCGGAGTTTAAGACGAGCAAGACCTTTTCCGTGATAAACCGCTTTAACAAACAGCGTCAGATCAGGATCGTTGCAAACGTGGATAACGTCCCGCTGGGCGCCGTGCAAAAGGGTATCGACGAAAATATCGGTAAAATTTTGCCCGCCGGCTTTGATTACGTTATGACGGGCTTTATCGAGATGATGAACGACACGAACGCGGCCTTCGTCTTTACGATCAGCCTTAGCGTCGTGCTTATCTATATGATCCTGGCCGCGCTTTACGAGAGTTTCGTGCTGCCTATCATCATTATGATCTCGATGCCGCTTGCCTTTGGCGGCGTGGCGGTCGGGCTGTATCTTAGCGGTAACTCCTTTAGCCTGTTCGTTATGGTCGGCGCGATCTTGCTTTTCGGTATGGTGGGTAAAAACGCGATTTTGGTCGTGGATTTCGCCAACCGATACGCAAACGAGGGCGTGGAGCTAAACGAAGCTATCGTGCGTGCTGGCGTCAAAAGACTGCGAGCGATACTGATGACTACTTTTGCGATGATATTTGCGATGCTACCGCTTGCGCTTAGCAGAGGCGCGGGATACGAGGGCAACTCTCCGATGGCGATCTCGGTGATCTCGGGGCTTATTAGCTCGACGCTGCTAACGCTGCTAGTCGTGCCTGCGCTCTTTGGTGCGGTGTATAAGATAGATAAATTCGTAAGTAAAATCTATAAAAGAGAGGAAATTTAG
- a CDS encoding TolC family protein yields MKKIYIFLSFCVFLGGFEVKFDGNLPELISAAQSSNLAQISNYEPQKAQLQKDAVKSAYMPSLTVEGGYSFLSGDINVLRPQRAATARAILELAVYDGGKREALLRSLSHLSAAEILKNEEYQNLLAFNATKLYFSFLSLGELALAKEGEINYLKNALNRLEKYYRAGLSDESEYEAINARYAMALAERLEISQNQNEIKNQIYALTGRDIKPVAGSRIALAGEDFAPQKSEKPELEALRLNFAAALEDEKITASETNPQIFIKNIYTFMRTHYDRNLLPAQYRRVLEPYFDDFFKPNLNTNELILGFSWKAFDFGANKKRREIKRISALQAKLNLDQKRLQNELNLTNIKNDLKTLEQKIAAGKSALNSAQTSLNAVSKKYEAGLLGYVEFLNATAQSFSADSALELSKSKFEIKKAEYLYERGGKIAENIEKTERK; encoded by the coding sequence ATGAAAAAAATTTATATATTTTTGAGTTTTTGCGTTTTTTTAGGCGGCTTTGAGGTTAAATTTGACGGAAATTTACCCGAGCTGATCTCGGCCGCGCAGAGCTCAAATTTAGCTCAAATTTCAAACTACGAACCGCAAAAAGCGCAGCTGCAAAAAGATGCCGTAAAAAGTGCGTATATGCCGAGCCTCACGGTTGAGGGCGGATACAGCTTTTTAAGCGGCGACATAAACGTCCTGCGCCCGCAAAGAGCCGCTACAGCCAGGGCTATTTTGGAGCTTGCCGTTTATGACGGCGGCAAACGCGAAGCCCTGTTAAGGTCGCTTTCACACCTTAGCGCGGCCGAAATTTTAAAAAACGAGGAGTATCAAAACCTGCTCGCATTTAACGCGACTAAGCTTTATTTCAGCTTTTTGTCGCTGGGCGAGCTCGCGCTGGCAAAAGAGGGCGAGATAAACTACCTAAAAAACGCGCTAAATAGGCTGGAAAAATACTACCGCGCGGGGCTTAGCGACGAGAGCGAGTATGAAGCGATAAACGCCAGATACGCCATGGCGCTCGCCGAACGCCTCGAGATCTCGCAAAATCAAAACGAGATAAAAAATCAAATTTATGCACTAACGGGCAGGGATATAAAGCCCGTGGCGGGCTCTAGGATCGCGCTTGCGGGTGAGGACTTCGCGCCGCAAAAAAGCGAAAAGCCGGAGCTCGAGGCGCTTAGGCTAAATTTCGCCGCGGCTTTGGAGGACGAAAAGATAACCGCGTCCGAGACGAATCCGCAAATTTTTATCAAAAATATCTACACCTTTATGCGCACGCATTACGATAGAAACTTGCTACCCGCGCAGTATCGAAGAGTACTGGAGCCCTATTTTGACGACTTTTTTAAGCCGAATTTAAACACCAACGAGCTGATTTTAGGCTTTAGCTGGAAAGCGTTTGACTTTGGTGCAAACAAAAAGCGGCGCGAGATAAAGCGTATTAGCGCGCTGCAAGCGAAGTTAAATCTGGATCAAAAGCGATTGCAAAACGAGCTAAATTTGACGAACATCAAAAACGACCTAAAGACGCTCGAGCAAAAGATCGCCGCAGGTAAAAGCGCTCTAAACTCGGCGCAAACCTCGCTAAATGCCGTTAGCAAAAAGTACGAGGCGGGACTGCTCGGGTACGTCGAGTTTTTAAACGCGACCGCGCAGAGCTTTAGCGCAGATAGCGCGCTGGAGCTAAGCAAGAGTAAATTTGAGATCAAAAAGGCGGAGTATCTATATGAGCGCGGCGGCAAAATCGCCGAAAATATCGAAAAAACGGAGCGCAAATGA
- a CDS encoding DUF4214 domain-containing protein: protein MSITSIDISALYITMFNRVPEGAGHKFWFNLAKKQGLNTSQVAQQMLNSAPAQEYFAGKNSNEDFVNHIYSNLFGKTIAQDPKGSKFWIDKLKEGNSKAFVVSEMLKAAMSNTYTKPEELKAQKLFLNKLKAAEIAHKAIENVPSSGSITEKIASFANILKNIKDTSTPTQIAQVIKQEALKGNLTVLNSHQLAQITKSIFPSVDADALQKALDNTTATTDIYEEGGSTPTPPTPPAPTPNPGGGSSGGSNNPKPLTPEEQKQKAKEEAVKQAEENLQKAKEAAEQAKKDADIAKEIKDAVEHAINNHNGIKQYALNHIQNKIDDPSTTDKQREALEKAKDIVNTFGRTLDDKKLTEVTGEAEVADKTKDVAGKQKDLAQDQVEYAKAIAKEIPLFNAAQKAYDAQVKAKDEKAIADLLQAKINAAANISKVKSDIETSSLTYQQKIAAKAQLEVWTKELNLKDLDAPNNALKDKANENKQAADTKAAAAAKAYQDGPDKGALPDYTKNKDAITNFSAKVAKAKAAVASATVALRDAEVKAAKANLDKDPDNEELKETWEKAKAQLEKAKAEEKSAGAMAKAAELDATVLKKVGDTNVYKSEDGKYTVDLGNDKVTEGKTLVASHGGSLHEIDENSANLGANAHDTKSLLKSNDKGGTVYKNGIEQFSFISKDGNAVAALDKDGTKGFILKPGVKADYDTMSKATFDAGKFEANGAEQQTYKIETVKIPLPHNPDNPQYKITQVKDLGGAGKDYVFEDRPILDGALDFQVKDMGVVKVPVINGKIYAGKINEYDIDTDANNILKSITKTGTKEAYNFDADGKVESIQKGDFTYTLKEDGHKTLAEAVGLAAAGAQDALNKASSSVVYNIVGHSYKLKDGKVEKIDLKNGTELTVKAPADFVPNIDTLRNMEISKMKFADTPAEFTLTDNPPYGSAQLYEKVAGKFLLKYENQYKNSVYEDGTHKFTVTDAGENKYTLTETKDGEKVSEEKLENGILKTVKYEADGTTVKSVDIVDKAGGDNDTVTVDTEATSVANTKNVNVANVNNGKVNLAGIEKVEIKPGAELNAKGLDTLNKNQDIKEITLGGDLTLKSANGGNIDLGKVKDGGHNLNVDVTNNAKSDTIKFGTEIAGDKLNINGFEQTQDKVDFSALGATEKGVNKVASDAGKELENGKIYTTDVAGDIAGKNYGGADFGELFGDGKAFKTAAAAEGKSIVAVKGNDVTKVYQVNDADKNGTIDAGEVKLVGTFNSGVALEDANIA from the coding sequence ATGTCAATTACCAGCATCGACATCAGTGCTTTATATATCACTATGTTTAACAGAGTTCCCGAAGGCGCGGGACATAAATTTTGGTTTAATCTCGCTAAAAAACAAGGCCTAAACACGAGCCAAGTAGCCCAGCAGATGTTAAATTCCGCCCCTGCCCAAGAGTATTTTGCGGGTAAAAACTCAAACGAAGACTTCGTAAATCATATCTATTCGAATTTATTCGGTAAAACCATAGCCCAGGATCCTAAGGGTTCTAAATTTTGGATAGATAAGCTAAAAGAAGGCAACTCAAAAGCTTTCGTAGTATCTGAGATGTTGAAAGCCGCTATGAGCAATACCTATACCAAACCGGAAGAACTTAAAGCTCAAAAACTATTCTTAAATAAATTAAAAGCTGCCGAGATAGCTCATAAAGCTATAGAAAACGTTCCAAGCAGCGGAAGCATAACAGAAAAGATAGCAAGCTTTGCCAATATACTGAAAAATATCAAAGACACCAGCACCCCTACCCAGATAGCCCAGGTCATAAAACAAGAAGCCCTAAAAGGAAATTTGACTGTATTAAACAGTCATCAACTGGCCCAAATCACAAAATCCATATTCCCGTCCGTAGATGCGGATGCACTACAAAAAGCTTTGGATAACACTACTGCTACTACTGATATATATGAAGAAGGAGGAAGCACTCCTACCCCTCCGACCCCTCCTGCTCCTACTCCAAATCCTGGCGGTGGAAGCTCAGGCGGAAGCAATAACCCAAAACCTCTAACTCCGGAAGAGCAAAAACAAAAAGCAAAAGAAGAGGCCGTAAAACAAGCCGAAGAAAACCTACAAAAAGCAAAAGAAGCGGCCGAGCAAGCTAAAAAAGATGCCGATATAGCAAAAGAGATCAAAGATGCCGTCGAACATGCGATAAATAACCACAACGGCATAAAACAATACGCCCTAAACCATATCCAAAACAAGATAGATGATCCATCTACCACCGATAAACAAAGAGAAGCTCTGGAAAAGGCAAAAGATATAGTAAATACTTTCGGCAGAACTCTGGATGATAAGAAACTAACCGAAGTAACGGGCGAGGCCGAGGTAGCAGATAAAACAAAAGACGTAGCGGGTAAACAAAAAGATCTGGCACAAGATCAAGTAGAATACGCGAAAGCTATAGCCAAAGAGATTCCTTTATTTAACGCTGCCCAAAAGGCATACGATGCTCAAGTAAAGGCCAAGGACGAAAAAGCTATAGCCGACTTACTACAAGCAAAGATCAACGCAGCGGCAAATATTTCAAAGGTTAAAAGCGACATAGAAACTTCATCCTTAACATACCAACAAAAAATAGCCGCCAAAGCTCAACTGGAGGTATGGACTAAGGAGCTGAATTTAAAAGATTTGGATGCGCCAAATAACGCCCTAAAAGACAAAGCTAACGAAAATAAACAAGCCGCCGATACCAAAGCCGCCGCCGCCGCTAAAGCATATCAAGACGGCCCCGACAAAGGAGCGCTACCTGATTATACTAAAAATAAAGACGCGATCACAAACTTTTCAGCAAAAGTCGCCAAGGCTAAAGCCGCCGTCGCTAGCGCAACGGTAGCCCTAAGAGACGCCGAAGTAAAAGCCGCTAAAGCAAATCTCGATAAAGATCCTGACAACGAAGAGCTAAAAGAAACTTGGGAAAAGGCAAAAGCCCAGCTGGAGAAAGCAAAAGCCGAGGAAAAAAGCGCAGGAGCAATGGCTAAGGCCGCAGAACTAGACGCTACCGTGCTCAAAAAAGTAGGCGACACAAACGTATATAAGAGCGAAGACGGAAAATATACCGTGGATCTTGGCAACGATAAGGTAACCGAAGGAAAAACATTGGTAGCAAGTCACGGCGGTTCCTTGCATGAGATAGATGAAAACTCCGCCAACCTTGGAGCTAATGCGCATGATACTAAGTCGCTGCTAAAATCAAACGACAAGGGCGGCACTGTTTATAAAAATGGAATCGAGCAGTTTAGCTTCATCTCAAAAGACGGAAATGCCGTAGCTGCACTCGACAAAGACGGCACTAAGGGCTTTATACTAAAACCGGGCGTTAAGGCTGACTACGATACTATGTCAAAAGCGACATTTGATGCGGGTAAGTTTGAAGCAAACGGCGCCGAGCAACAAACCTATAAAATCGAAACCGTAAAAATTCCTTTGCCTCATAATCCGGATAATCCTCAGTATAAGATAACTCAGGTCAAAGATTTGGGCGGCGCAGGAAAAGACTATGTGTTTGAAGATAGGCCTATCTTGGACGGCGCTTTGGATTTTCAGGTTAAAGATATGGGTGTCGTGAAGGTTCCCGTTATAAACGGCAAGATATATGCGGGAAAGATAAACGAATACGATATCGACACCGATGCTAACAACATTCTAAAAAGCATAACAAAAACAGGAACGAAAGAAGCTTATAACTTCGATGCCGACGGAAAAGTCGAAAGCATTCAAAAAGGTGATTTTACCTATACTCTAAAAGAGGACGGACATAAGACCTTAGCCGAGGCTGTTGGTTTAGCTGCTGCCGGAGCTCAAGACGCTCTAAACAAAGCGAGTTCGTCCGTCGTGTACAATATAGTGGGACATAGTTACAAGCTTAAAGATGGAAAAGTAGAAAAAATAGATCTAAAAAACGGCACAGAGCTAACGGTCAAAGCTCCTGCCGACTTTGTTCCAAATATTGATACTTTACGAAATATGGAAATATCAAAAATGAAATTTGCAGATACCCCTGCGGAATTTACGCTTACCGATAATCCTCCATACGGCTCGGCTCAACTTTATGAAAAGGTTGCCGGTAAATTTTTATTAAAATATGAAAATCAATATAAAAATAGCGTATATGAGGACGGCACTCATAAATTTACCGTCACGGATGCAGGAGAAAACAAATACACCCTCACCGAAACAAAAGACGGCGAGAAGGTATCCGAAGAAAAACTCGAAAACGGCATACTAAAGACCGTTAAATACGAAGCGGATGGAACTACCGTAAAAAGCGTGGATATAGTCGATAAAGCGGGCGGCGACAACGATACCGTAACCGTAGATACGGAAGCGACTAGTGTTGCAAATACGAAAAATGTCAATGTCGCAAACGTAAATAACGGAAAAGTTAATCTCGCCGGTATAGAAAAAGTAGAAATCAAACCGGGCGCAGAGCTTAACGCAAAAGGCTTAGATACTCTAAACAAGAACCAGGATATCAAGGAGATTACGCTCGGCGGCGATCTTACTTTAAAGAGTGCGAACGGCGGTAATATCGATCTTGGCAAAGTAAAAGACGGCGGTCATAATCTCAATGTCGATGTAACTAATAACGCAAAATCCGATACTATCAAATTCGGCACTGAAATAGCCGGAGACAAGCTAAATATAAACGGCTTTGAGCAGACGCAAGATAAAGTGGATTTTAGCGCATTGGGAGCTACCGAGAAAGGCGTAAATAAGGTCGCGTCAGATGCAGGGAAAGAGTTAGAAAACGGTAAAATTTATACTACCGATGTAGCCGGCGATATTGCAGGTAAAAACTACGGGGGAGCTGATTTTGGCGAGTTGTTCGGCGACGGCAAGGCGTTTAAAACAGCTGCCGCCGCAGAAGGAAAATCCATAGTAGCCGTCAAAGGAAACGACGTCACCAAGGTATATCAAGTAAATGATGCAGATAAGAATGGCACGATAGATGCCGGCGAAGTGAAGTTGGTAGGCACCTTTAATAGCGGTGTTGCGTTAGAAGACGCCAACATAGCTTAG
- a CDS encoding efflux RND transporter periplasmic adaptor subunit gives MNKILLFLLSAAVALCAQDRIYASFDVAPAKDAQLALKAVGIVKSVNVEVGSAVKRGDVLLELENESEKLAVKLAQNDLESAQTAKAHAKSVLDKFKLVQSVSSKQAFENAEFDFKNAALAENRAYLALNLAQKRLGDTRLLAPFDGTISAKSIEIGEGVGGVAQKLMSIFSYPDVKLKLSFDEKFKDRVKIGSEFIYKLDGQIEERRGEISLIYPTIDTKNGKIYAEVQARNLTPGLFGEGYIVSSAQDWGATSDKKAAAPKNKDANLVDANKTSELKFGSSAGAKKSEFAAADAKFGAEKTGFGAARFLNLTAQTKSGINLNSNSAFGVKFGAAIKNANLTNELESKGERVNFAEILSLPELGLNFTNSANRRFKKTSRAALSLNLVRRPSGANLNSQAEFCAKQNSAAVKNPPQSLNLIKNQTAPFVPNLPQITASSENSSLLGRQDFATKKLELNLTSHRLAQAVLNFSQNANLIGKLNFLRAASLRSNLIRRANFINAAKEFKNESAAFVLNSAQGRVGADLNLQSNFNPTKKSEPNLSQTASYGLNSAQRPNFSPNANRSKKQISSFVPNLPLVLALNENPNLPQRPVLSKARNV, from the coding sequence ATGAATAAAATTTTACTTTTTTTACTGAGTGCGGCGGTTGCGCTTTGTGCTCAGGATAGGATCTACGCGAGTTTTGACGTCGCACCCGCAAAAGACGCGCAGCTCGCGCTAAAAGCCGTCGGTATCGTAAAGAGCGTAAACGTAGAAGTCGGCTCCGCGGTAAAGCGCGGCGACGTGCTGCTCGAGCTTGAAAACGAGAGCGAAAAGCTAGCCGTAAAGCTCGCTCAAAACGACCTAGAGAGCGCGCAGACGGCAAAAGCCCACGCAAAAAGCGTGCTGGATAAATTTAAGCTCGTTCAAAGCGTGAGCTCGAAGCAGGCTTTTGAAAATGCGGAGTTTGATTTTAAAAACGCGGCGCTAGCCGAAAACAGAGCGTATCTGGCGCTAAATTTGGCGCAAAAGAGGCTAGGGGATACGAGGCTGCTAGCGCCTTTTGACGGGACGATCTCGGCCAAGAGTATCGAGATAGGCGAGGGCGTTGGCGGCGTAGCGCAAAAGCTGATGTCGATTTTTTCGTATCCGGACGTGAAGCTCAAGCTTAGCTTTGATGAAAAATTTAAAGACCGCGTGAAAATCGGTAGCGAATTTATCTATAAACTAGACGGCCAAATCGAAGAAAGACGCGGCGAGATCAGCCTCATCTACCCGACTATCGATACGAAAAACGGCAAAATTTACGCCGAAGTGCAGGCGCGAAATTTGACGCCGGGACTTTTTGGCGAGGGATATATCGTCTCTAGCGCGCAGGACTGGGGCGCAACGAGCGATAAAAAGGCCGCCGCTCCTAAAAACAAGGACGCAAATTTAGTGGATGCAAACAAAACGTCCGAGCTTAAATTCGGCAGCTCGGCCGGCGCAAAAAAGAGCGAGTTTGCCGCTGCGGACGCAAAATTTGGCGCAGAAAAAACCGGCTTCGGCGCGGCTAGGTTTTTAAATTTGACGGCACAAACGAAAAGCGGGATAAATTTGAACTCAAATTCTGCATTCGGCGTTAAATTTGGCGCCGCTATCAAAAATGCAAATTTGACGAATGAGCTTGAGAGCAAAGGCGAGCGAGTAAATTTTGCCGAGATTTTAAGCTTGCCCGAGCTTGGCTTAAATTTTACAAATTCGGCAAACCGTAGATTTAAAAAAACGAGCCGAGCGGCCTTGAGTTTAAATTTAGTTCGCCGGCCAAGCGGCGCTAATCTAAACTCGCAAGCCGAATTCTGCGCAAAGCAAAATTCGGCCGCCGTAAAAAATCCGCCGCAAAGCTTAAATTTAATCAAAAATCAAACTGCGCCGTTTGTGCCGAATTTACCGCAAATCACGGCGTCAAGCGAAAATTCGAGCTTGTTAGGGCGACAAGATTTCGCGACGAAAAAACTCGAGTTAAATTTAACCTCGCATCGGCTCGCGCAAGCCGTATTAAATTTTAGCCAAAACGCAAATTTAATCGGTAAGCTAAATTTTCTGCGCGCCGCGTCTTTGCGCTCAAATTTGATACGGCGAGCAAATTTTATAAACGCGGCAAAGGAATTTAAAAATGAGAGCGCGGCTTTTGTCTTAAATTCGGCACAGGGGCGGGTCGGAGCGGATTTAAATTTGCAATCCAATTTTAACCCGACAAAAAAATCAGAGCCTAATTTGTCGCAAACTGCGTCTTATGGGTTAAATTCGGCTCAACGACCGAATTTTTCGCCGAACGCAAATCGAAGCAAAAAGCAAATCTCGTCGTTTGTACCAAATTTACCGCTCGTATTAGCCTTGAACGAAAATCCGAATTTGCCGCAAAGGCCCGTTTTATCAAAGGCGCGAAATGTATAA